In Brassica rapa cultivar Chiifu-401-42 chromosome A06, CAAS_Brap_v3.01, whole genome shotgun sequence, a single window of DNA contains:
- the LOC103848074 gene encoding uncharacterized protein LOC103848074 isoform X1 yields MESLWLSLDEKNSVIHRFIHAACANQYRVSQRTGAIVKVVRFNVGRCTNMYKIKDHPFVICLIPTTTTILTAAPFIDFQKFMLRKFHHLQALANTNFELPDVVAQIRSFQVSALNNVTATTRVVVRFLIDQTPLRPPSSTLTPPSPPLKHSQRGLLTFVLKSPFPQRLPLLYD; encoded by the exons ATGGAGAGTTTATGGCTATCACTAGATGAAAAG AATTCGGTCATTCATAGGTTTATCCATGCTGCTTGTGCCAATCAGTACCGTGTTTCTCAAAGAACTGGTGCGATTGTCAAAGTTGTTCGGTTTAATGTTGGGCGATGCACAAACATGTACAAGATTAAGGATCATCCTTTTGTAATCTGTCTCATCCCCACCACTACAACAATCCTAACCGCTGCCCCTTTCATTGACTTTCAGAAGTTCATGCTCAGAAAGTTCCACCACCTCCAAGCTTTAGCAAACACTAACTTTGAACTACCCG atGTTGTAGCCCAAATAAGGTCCTTCCAAGTCTCAGCCCTCAACAACGTCACCGCAACAACTCGAGTTGTGGTCCGTTTTCTCATTGACCA AACTCCACTCCGGCCACCAAGTTCTACTTTGACACCACCATCCCCGCCATTGAAGCATTCACAGAGAGGTCTGTTAACTTTTGTATTAAAATCACCCTTCCCTCAACGTTTACccttattatatgattaa
- the LOC103848074 gene encoding uncharacterized protein LOC103848074 isoform X2 gives MESLWLSLDEKNSVIHRFIHAACANQYRVSQRTGAIVKVVRFNVGRCTNMYKIKDHPFVICLIPTTTTILTAAPFIDFQKFMLRKFHHLQALANTNFELPDVVAQIRSFQVSALNNVTATTRVVVRFLIDHLN, from the exons ATGGAGAGTTTATGGCTATCACTAGATGAAAAG AATTCGGTCATTCATAGGTTTATCCATGCTGCTTGTGCCAATCAGTACCGTGTTTCTCAAAGAACTGGTGCGATTGTCAAAGTTGTTCGGTTTAATGTTGGGCGATGCACAAACATGTACAAGATTAAGGATCATCCTTTTGTAATCTGTCTCATCCCCACCACTACAACAATCCTAACCGCTGCCCCTTTCATTGACTTTCAGAAGTTCATGCTCAGAAAGTTCCACCACCTCCAAGCTTTAGCAAACACTAACTTTGAACTACCCG atGTTGTAGCCCAAATAAGGTCCTTCCAAGTCTCAGCCCTCAACAACGTCACCGCAACAACTCGAGTTGTGGTCCGTTTTCTCATTGACCA CCTAAACTAA
- the LOC103848073 gene encoding nitrilase 2, with protein sequence MSGTEEMSKALKASTPGFCDMPSTIVRASIVQASTVYNDTPKTIEKAGEFIAQAASDGAQLVVFPEAYIGGYPRGYRFGIGVGVHNEAGRDCFRRYHASAIVVPGPEVDQLAEMARKNKVYLMMGAMEKDGYTLYCTALFFSSEGRFLGKHRKVMPTSLERCIWGYGDGSTIPVYDTPLGKLGAAICWENRMPLLRTSLYGKGIELYCAPTADGSTEWQSSMMHIALEGGCFVMSACQFCKRKDFPEHADYLFTDWYDDQHQEAIVSQGGSVIISPLGKILAGPNFESECLVTADLDLGDIARAKLYFDVVGHYSRPDIFNLRVNENQNKPVTFVSKSVKAADDSEPQDN encoded by the exons ATGTCTGGTACTGAAGAAATGTCAAAAGCTCTCAAAGCCAGTACTCCTGGTTTTTGCGATATGCCATCTACCATCGTTCGAGCTAGCATCGTCCAGGCCTCCACCGTCTATAACGATACTCCCAAAACTATAG AAAAGGCAGGGGAGTTTATTGCGCAGGCAGCGAGTGACGGAGCGCAGCTGGTGGTGTTCCCCGAGGCCTATATCGGTGGCTATCCTCGTGGATATAGGTTTGGCATAGGGGTTGGCGTTCATAATGAAGCTGGTCGTGACTGTTTCCGCAGATATCATGCTTCTGCCATTGTAGTTCCTG GCCCTGAAGTAGACCAGCTGGCGGAGATGGCTAGGAAAAACAAAGTGTACTTGATGATGGGAGCGATGGAGAAGGATGGGTATACACTCTATTGCACAGCCCTTTTCTTCAGTTCCGAAGGTCGCTTTTTGGGCAAACACCGTAAAGTCATGCCCACATCTCTGGAACGTTGCATATGGGGTTACGGAGATGGATCAACCATCCCTGTCTACGACACTCCCCTTGGCAAACTCGGTGCTGCTATTTGCTGGGAAAATAGGATGC cCCTCTTAAGAACTTCCTTGTACGGGAAAG GAATTGAATTATATTGTGCACCTACTGCTGACGGTTCCACGGAATGGCAATCGTCGATGATGCACATTGCATTGGAGGGTGGATGCTTCGTGATGTCGGCTTGCCAGTTCTGCAAGCGTAAAGATTTCCCTGAGCATGCCGATTACTTGTTCACCGACTGGTACGACGATCAACACCAAGAGGCTATTGTCTCCCAGGGCGGTAGTGTCATTATTTCACCATTAGGAAAGATTCTCGCCGGACCAAACTTTGAATCAGAGTGTCTCGTCACTGCTGATCTTG ATCTTGGCGATATCGCACGTGCCAAGTTATACTTCGATGTGGTCGGACATTACTCACGGCCAGATATATTTAACTTGAGGGTAAATGAGAACCAAAACAAACCGGTTACATTCGTGTCCAAGTCGGTGAAAGCGGCGGACGACTCAGAGCCTCAAGACAACTAA